In the Longimicrobium sp. genome, TACGAGGAGGCGCAGCTGCTCACGCTGCAGCAGATCCTGTTCTATCGCGAGCTGGGTTTCGGCTTGAAGCAGATCAAGGAGGTCCTGAGCCGCCCCGAGTTCGAGAGTGCGGACGCCCTGGAATCGCACCGGAAGATCCTGCAGAAGAACGTCGCGCGGACGCGCAGGTTGATCGACACGATCGACAGGACTCTCGAGCACCTGAAAGGGGGGACGGCCATGCAGAGCGAGGAGATGTTCGCCGGCTTCAACGTGGCGGCCGGCGAGGACCGGTTCGGTGAGCAGGTGTTGCTGGGTGGCGAGCCGAACGACTGCAAGGTGTCGTCGCGCGACACCGGCGGCGCCATGTGCATCTTCGAGTTCACCGGCAGCGGCGGCGGCCCCCGCCACCTGCACCACGATCAGGACGAGTGGATCTACGTGCTGGCGGGCGAGGTAGAGCTACACATCGGGGAGCAGCAGCTTCGCCTGGGCCCGGGGGAAAGCGCCTTTCTCCCGCGCGAGGTTCCCCACGTCTGGGTGTTCGTGAGCGGCCGGCCGGGCAGGATCCTCAACGTGTACCAGCCGGCGGGCGCCATGGAGGAGTTCTTCCGCGAGTTGGGCACGTACGTGGAAACGCCCGTGCACGAGGCCCTCTCGATCGATGGGCTGCGCCAGCTGTTTGCGTCCCACGGCATGA is a window encoding:
- a CDS encoding MerR family transcriptional regulator; protein product: MAYTVKEVAGMSGISVRTLHFYDETGLLKPASHGTNGYRYYEEAQLLTLQQILFYRELGFGLKQIKEVLSRPEFESADALESHRKILQKNVARTRRLIDTIDRTLEHLKGGTAMQSEEMFAGFNVAAGEDRFGEQVLLGGEPNDCKVSSRDTGGAMCIFEFTGSGGGPRHLHHDQDEWIYVLAGEVELHIGEQQLRLGPGESAFLPREVPHVWVFVSGRPGRILNVYQPAGAMEEFFRELGTYVETPVHEALSIDGLRQLFASHGMKLVGPPLYWDEYLAGR